From Elaeis guineensis isolate ETL-2024a chromosome 16, EG11, whole genome shotgun sequence, a single genomic window includes:
- the LOC105059548 gene encoding B3 domain-containing protein Os03g0120900, protein MELAHGRGDRYHYCRREDQEGASKNPSFTPSSSSSSSFSLTGLPHAEAAARPIETEHMFDKVVTPSDVGKLNRLVIPKQYAEKYFPLDPSMADKGLSLCFEDRTGKPWPFRYSYWNSSQSYVMTKGWSRFVKDKRLDAGDTVSFSRGVGEASRGRLFIDWRRRHNSPHHHLLPLPNPAAMQLPFTTTITPFAGLFAPPVPAMWNSPSPSIGGDGSSYVYFRSVCPPPHVRVQVGDGGVVGVPMVLDSVPVIHGAAETKRLRLFGVNLECSEPEDLSDNRRLPLMQPKPPPSPLQWRIGTVGALESTVVSTGNKLQ, encoded by the coding sequence ATGGAGTTAGCCCATGGAAGAGGAGACAGGTATCACTACTGTAGGAGAGAAGACcaagagggggcatccaagaacCCTTCCTTCactccctcctcctcttcctcctcctccttctccctTACTGGGCTCCCTCATGCCGAGGCCGCTGCCCGTCCGATCGAGACCGAGCACATGTTCGACAAGGTGGTGACGCCGAGCGACGTCGGGAAGCTGAACCGTCTCGTGATCCCAAAGCAGTACGCGGAGAAGTACTTCCCTCTAGACCCATCCATGGCCGACAAGGGCCTATCACTGTGCTTTGAGGACCGCACCGGGAAGCCATGGCCCTTCCGTTACTCCTACTGGAACAGCAGCCAGAGCTATGTCATGACCAAGGGATGGAGCCGCTTCGTCAAGGACAAGCGGCTCGATGCAGGCGACACCGTCTCCTTCAGCCGTGGTGTCGGTGAGGCCAGCCGTGGCCGCCTCTTCATCGACTGGCGGCGCCGCCACAACTCCCCCCACCACCACCTCCTGCCGCTCCCCAACCCGGCGGCGATGCAATTACCCTTCACTACCACCATCACTCCATTCGCCGGGCTCTTCGCCCCTCCGGTACCTGCCATGTGGAATTCTCCAAGCCCCAGCATTGGTGGTGATGGCAGCTCGTACGTCTATTTTCGATCGGTTTGCCCACCGCCGCATGTCCGGGTGCAAGTCGGGGATGGTGGAGTGGTGGGGGTGCCGATGGTTTTGGACTCAGTGCCGGTCATCCATGGCGCAGCCGAGACCAAGCGACTCCGGCTCTTTGGTGTCAACCTGGAGTGCTCCGAGCCGGAGGACCTCAGCGACAACCGAAGGCTGCCTCTGATGCAGCCTAAGCCTCCTCCATCTCCTCTCCAGTGGAGAATTGGGACTGTTGGGGCTCTGGAGTCTACTGTAGTGTCCACAGGAAACAAGCTTCAGTGA